In Zingiber officinale cultivar Zhangliang chromosome 1A, Zo_v1.1, whole genome shotgun sequence, a genomic segment contains:
- the LOC122009404 gene encoding keratin, type II cytoskeletal 2 epidermal-like — protein MKKPFTSAIREGELQLSSLRMDHKGGNPAGVAEGGANKGGKPSGVAEGGARGGSTGGYSSKGQGEASSSAKPIGSGDGAMKAPGAEGYILREAFERNPQGYFQGLHHGDKGGK, from the coding sequence ATGAAGAAGCCATTCACCTCAGCAATTAGAGAAGGTGAGCTACAACTGTCTTCACTTAGAATGGATCACAAAGGTGGCAATCCAGCAGGCGTTGCTGAAGGTGGTGCAAACAAAGGTGGCAAACCTTCAGGAGTTGCTGAAGGTGGTGCAAGAGGCGGCAGCACTGGAGGTTACTCTTCAAAGGGCCAAGGCGAAGCCTCTTCATCGGCGAAGCCAATCGGATCAGGCGATGGGGCGATGAAAGCTCCTGGAGCAGAGGGCTACATATTAAGGGAAGCCTTTGAGAGGAACCCCCAAGGCTACTTCCAGGGCCTCCATCATGGTGACAAGGGCGGAAAATGA